A genome region from Paracoccus aestuarii includes the following:
- a CDS encoding LysR family transcriptional regulator, with product MRELTLRQVEVIRAVMIAGTIQGAANLLNVSAPGISRLVKHTEEGLGLRLFERRAGVFVPAPEAHAIFAMIEQVHRQMENLNAAVGAMQKGRDFTLSFASAPSIAQFITARVIRGLRTRLPDLDIALDILKIEETLDYLLLERGEMVIMSSALDNPAVENTPLGEGRIIAIMPEGHPLAAKGVVSIHDLVRHPFVGVDRADPYGRILARPLEDAGLNPRYAMRGRFAQTIVSLVRHGLGVAVIDEFSVAEVYMPGLVRRPLLEPASITAWSVTKRGRALSSFAETTIGLFRRELARARARDRWDD from the coding sequence ATGCGCGAACTGACCCTGCGCCAGGTCGAGGTCATCCGCGCGGTGATGATCGCGGGCACGATCCAGGGGGCGGCGAACCTGCTGAACGTCTCGGCCCCCGGCATCAGCCGCCTGGTCAAGCATACCGAGGAGGGGCTGGGCCTGCGCCTTTTCGAACGGCGGGCAGGGGTCTTCGTGCCTGCCCCGGAGGCGCATGCGATCTTTGCGATGATCGAACAGGTCCACCGCCAGATGGAGAACCTGAACGCCGCCGTGGGCGCCATGCAGAAAGGGCGCGACTTCACCCTGTCCTTCGCCTCGGCCCCCTCGATCGCGCAGTTCATCACCGCGCGGGTGATCCGGGGCCTGCGCACCCGCCTGCCGGATCTGGACATCGCGCTGGACATCCTCAAGATCGAGGAGACGCTGGACTATCTGCTGCTGGAACGGGGCGAGATGGTCATCATGTCATCTGCCCTGGACAATCCCGCGGTCGAGAACACCCCCCTGGGCGAGGGCCGCATCATCGCAATCATGCCCGAGGGCCACCCGCTGGCGGCCAAGGGCGTGGTCTCGATCCACGATCTGGTGCGCCATCCCTTCGTAGGGGTGGACCGGGCCGATCCCTATGGCCGCATCCTGGCCCGCCCGCTGGAGGATGCGGGCCTGAACCCGCGCTATGCGATGCGCGGCCGCTTTGCCCAGACCATCGTCAGCCTGGTCCGCCACGGCCTGGGGGTCGCGGTCATCGACGAATTCTCGGTGGCCGAGGTCTATATGCCCGGCCTGGTCCGCAGGCCCCTGCTGGAGCCCGCCTCGATCACCGCCTGGTCGGTCACCAAGCGCGGCCGCGCCCTGTCCAGCTTTGCCGAGACGACCATCGGGCTGTTCCGCCGCGAACTGGCCCGCGCCCGCGCGCGCGACCGGTGGGACGATTAA
- a CDS encoding acyl-CoA dehydrogenase family protein has product MDFTLDADLEAIRRRTRAFVETRILPVEADRSAWDAHDNIAEAPLRALRAEARAEGLWCPQVPRDLGGMGLTVSGRAVMYEEANRSIFGPAVFNCAAPDDGNMDILARVGRPDQQARWLAPLVTGDVRSSFVMTEPAPGGGSDPGMIGTTATRHGDVWRVTGRKWFITGAEGAAHFILIARTDPNPEERRRHLTAFLFHRDQPGWRILRRIPIMGPEEHGGHCELAFDGLKIPDENRLMGVGDGLKVTQIRLGTARLTHCMRWLGLAKRCMAEAQAYVDAREGFGIRLADRESVRLMLGGVALNIQIGRLLTMNAAAALDRGSHARKEVSMAKLHVADTLHQAADVAIQLNGARGYSRDTVLEWIYRYARQARLVDGASEVHRMVLADAYAREGDDFWGWGA; this is encoded by the coding sequence ATCGATTTCACCCTGGACGCCGATCTGGAGGCGATCCGCCGCCGCACGCGCGCCTTTGTCGAGACCCGCATCCTGCCGGTGGAGGCCGACCGCTCGGCCTGGGACGCCCATGACAACATCGCCGAGGCGCCCCTGCGCGCGCTGCGCGCCGAGGCCCGGGCCGAGGGGCTGTGGTGCCCGCAGGTCCCGCGCGATCTGGGCGGGATGGGGCTGACCGTCTCCGGCCGCGCGGTCATGTATGAGGAGGCCAACCGCTCGATCTTTGGGCCCGCCGTCTTCAACTGCGCCGCCCCCGATGACGGCAACATGGACATCCTGGCCCGCGTGGGCAGGCCCGATCAGCAGGCGCGCTGGCTGGCGCCCTTGGTCACGGGGGATGTGCGGTCCAGCTTCGTGATGACCGAACCCGCGCCCGGCGGCGGGTCCGATCCCGGCATGATCGGCACCACCGCCACCCGCCATGGCGATGTCTGGCGCGTCACCGGCCGCAAATGGTTCATCACCGGGGCCGAGGGTGCCGCTCATTTCATCCTGATCGCCCGCACCGATCCCAACCCCGAGGAACGCCGCCGCCACCTGACGGCCTTTCTGTTCCACCGCGACCAGCCCGGCTGGCGCATCCTGCGCCGCATCCCCATCATGGGCCCCGAGGAACATGGCGGCCATTGCGAGCTGGCATTCGACGGGCTGAAGATCCCCGACGAGAACCGCCTGATGGGCGTGGGCGACGGGCTGAAGGTGACCCAGATCCGCCTTGGCACCGCGCGGCTGACCCATTGCATGCGCTGGCTGGGCTTGGCGAAACGCTGCATGGCCGAGGCGCAGGCCTATGTCGACGCGCGCGAGGGCTTCGGCATCCGCCTGGCCGACCGGGAATCCGTGCGGCTGATGCTGGGCGGCGTGGCGCTGAACATCCAGATCGGGCGGCTGCTGACGATGAACGCCGCCGCCGCGCTGGATCGCGGCAGCCATGCCCGCAAGGAGGTGTCCATGGCCAAGCTGCATGTCGCCGACACGCTGCATCAGGCCGCGGATGTGGCGATCCAGCTGAACGGCGCGCGGGGATACAGCCGCGACACGGTGCTGGAATGGATCTATCGCTATGCGCGCCAGGCGCGGCTGGTCGATGGCGCCTCCGAGGTGCATCGGATGGTGCTGGCCGATGCCTATGCGCGCGAGGGCGACGATTTCTGGGGCTGGGGCGCATGA
- a CDS encoding phosphotransferase family protein, with protein MSLTGNPALDGWLADALDMPGARVVAADKLSGGAIQENWAVTVATGASSRRLVIRRDAPATIAASRSRAEEYALIAAAHRAGVRVPEPLGFCADPAVIGAPFAAMAWVEGTGYGPKVVRDLTLGGDRLALGRELGRQMALIHAIRPDAALARILGPRPADPARDAVAVLRGWLDARPAPRPGLEWALRWAERHAPPPDRVTLTHQDFRSGNVLIDADGLTAVLDWEFAAWSDPACDIGWFCARCWRFSRPDLEGGGIAPRSAVLEGYAAAGGTVPDPDRIRWWEVMAHARWAVIALQQGDRHAGGAEPSLHLALTGRIADVLEYQLLRMTAPEAA; from the coding sequence ATGAGCCTGACGGGAAATCCGGCGCTGGACGGCTGGCTGGCCGATGCGCTGGACATGCCCGGCGCGCGGGTCGTGGCCGCCGACAAGCTGTCGGGCGGCGCGATCCAGGAAAACTGGGCCGTGACGGTGGCCACGGGCGCGTCCAGCCGCCGCCTGGTGATCCGCCGCGACGCCCCCGCCACCATCGCCGCCAGCCGAAGCCGGGCCGAGGAATATGCCCTGATCGCCGCCGCCCACCGGGCCGGGGTGCGGGTGCCCGAACCCTTGGGCTTCTGCGCCGATCCGGCGGTCATCGGCGCGCCCTTCGCGGCGATGGCCTGGGTCGAGGGCACGGGATACGGCCCCAAGGTCGTGCGCGACCTGACCCTGGGCGGCGACCGGCTGGCCTTGGGGCGCGAGCTGGGCCGCCAGATGGCGCTGATCCACGCGATCCGCCCCGATGCCGCGCTGGCCCGCATCCTGGGGCCGCGCCCGGCCGATCCGGCCCGGGACGCGGTCGCGGTCCTGCGGGGCTGGCTGGATGCACGGCCCGCGCCCCGCCCGGGCCTGGAATGGGCGCTGCGTTGGGCGGAACGCCACGCCCCCCCGCCGGACCGCGTGACGCTGACCCATCAGGATTTCCGCAGCGGCAACGTGCTGATCGACGCGGACGGGCTGACCGCCGTGCTGGATTGGGAATTCGCCGCCTGGTCGGACCCGGCCTGCGACATCGGCTGGTTCTGCGCACGCTGCTGGCGGTTCTCGCGCCCGGACCTGGAGGGGGGCGGCATCGCCCCACGTTCCGCCGTGCTGGAGGGATATGCCGCGGCCGGCGGCACCGTCCCCGACCCCGACCGCATCCGCTGGTGGGAGGTGATGGCCCATGCCCGATGGGCGGTCATCGCGTTGCAGCAGGGCGACCGCCATGCGGGCGGGGCGGAACCCTCGCTGCATCTGGCGCTGACCGGGCGGATCGCCGATGTGCTGGAATACCAGCTGCTGCGCATGACCGCGCCAGAGGCCGCATGA
- a CDS encoding type II toxin-antitoxin system VapC family toxin: MNYLIDTHLLLWAAFGADRLPDRARAIMAEPRHRLWFSAASIWEVSIKRALDRPDFRVDPGVLRAGLLSNDYHELPVEGRHCLALTALPALHSDPFDRMLLAQAITEGLILLTADRAIGRYGGPVEMV; this comes from the coding sequence GTGAACTATCTGATCGACACGCATCTGCTGCTCTGGGCGGCCTTCGGGGCGGACCGCCTGCCCGACCGGGCGCGCGCGATCATGGCGGAGCCGCGCCACCGGCTGTGGTTCTCGGCCGCCTCGATCTGGGAGGTGTCGATCAAGCGCGCGCTGGACCGGCCCGATTTCCGCGTCGATCCCGGCGTGCTGCGCGCGGGGCTTTTGTCCAACGACTATCACGAGCTGCCGGTCGAGGGGCGGCACTGCCTGGCGCTGACCGCGCTGCCGGCGCTGCATTCGGACCCGTTCGACCGGATGCTGCTGGCCCAGGCCATCACCGAGGGGCTGATCCTGTTGACCGCCGACCGCGCCATCGGCCGCTATGGCGGCCCGGTCGAGATGGTCTGA
- the fahA gene encoding fumarylacetoacetase has product MIGPIPCRVASANRPDGPFPLNNLPYGVFSDGGAPRCGVAIGDMILDLAACADRGLIADAGCFGAGALNGFMARGRAEWDRVRAALTALLGQGGQGDLPLVPMAAARMHLPFAVAEFTDFYASRHHAFNVGCLFRDPQNALPPQWDHLPIGYNGRASSVVVSGTDIHRPMGQLRGPQGPRFEPTARLDLELELGAVIGADSPLGARIGVDRAEDMIFGYVLLNDWSARDIQAWEYQPLGPFQAKAFATTIGAWIVPQAALEPFRRRGAQRQAPLLPHLQDPRPGFYDLQMGWSLNGQVMARVNHSVMSWSAAQQLAHHASSGCPMRVGDLLGSGTISGPGPDQVGALLEMTRGGAEPVTVAGQTRRFLEDGDRVDLFAHAHGAGYRIGFGPCTGRILPALPDHGPCPEAAGGLS; this is encoded by the coding sequence GTGATCGGCCCGATCCCCTGCCGCGTCGCATCGGCCAACCGGCCCGACGGGCCCTTTCCGCTGAACAACCTGCCCTATGGGGTCTTCTCGGACGGGGGCGCGCCGCGCTGCGGGGTGGCGATCGGCGACATGATCCTGGATCTGGCCGCCTGCGCCGATCGCGGGCTGATCGCGGATGCGGGCTGTTTCGGGGCGGGGGCGCTGAACGGCTTCATGGCGCGGGGGCGGGCGGAATGGGACCGGGTGCGCGCGGCCCTGACCGCGCTGCTGGGCCAGGGGGGGCAGGGCGACCTGCCCTTGGTGCCGATGGCCGCGGCGCGGATGCACCTGCCCTTTGCGGTGGCCGAGTTCACGGATTTCTACGCCTCGCGCCACCATGCCTTCAACGTGGGCTGCCTGTTCCGCGACCCGCAGAACGCGCTACCGCCGCAATGGGACCACCTGCCCATCGGCTATAACGGGCGGGCATCCTCGGTCGTGGTGTCGGGGACCGACATCCACCGGCCGATGGGCCAGCTTCGCGGGCCCCAGGGGCCGCGCTTCGAACCCACCGCCCGCCTGGACCTGGAGCTGGAGCTGGGCGCGGTGATCGGCGCCGACAGCCCCTTGGGCGCGCGGATCGGCGTGGACCGGGCCGAGGACATGATCTTCGGCTATGTCCTGCTGAACGACTGGTCGGCGCGCGACATCCAGGCCTGGGAATACCAGCCCCTGGGCCCGTTCCAGGCCAAGGCCTTCGCCACCACCATCGGCGCCTGGATCGTCCCCCAGGCCGCGTTGGAGCCGTTCCGCCGCCGCGGCGCACAGCGCCAGGCGCCGCTGCTGCCGCATCTGCAGGACCCGCGTCCGGGCTTTTACGACCTGCAGATGGGCTGGTCGCTGAACGGGCAGGTGATGGCGCGGGTGAACCATTCGGTGATGTCCTGGTCCGCCGCCCAGCAGCTGGCCCATCACGCCAGTTCGGGCTGCCCGATGCGGGTGGGCGACCTGCTGGGATCGGGCACGATCTCCGGGCCCGGCCCGGATCAGGTCGGCGCCCTGCTGGAGATGACGCGCGGCGGCGCCGAACCCGTCACCGTCGCCGGCCAGACCCGCCGCTTTCTGGAGGATGGCGACCGGGTGGACCTGTTCGCCCATGCGCATGGCGCGGGCTACCGGATCGGCTTTGGCCCCTGCACCGGGCGCATCCTGCCCGCGCTGCCCGATCACGGCCCTTGCCCGGAGGCGGCGGGCGGCCTATCTTGA
- a CDS encoding tripartite tricarboxylate transporter substrate binding protein, giving the protein MRHTLGGIIAALAISATPALADFPEREIQGIIQWGAGGSTDVVSRAVAPHAEAVLGQRIIMQNVTGGVGAIGLNQAERAAADGHTLLFGAENPLLYKVMGLGQKDYSDFVPINILARGIPIIVTRPDAPFDTFPELIAYIEENPGELRFGSTGPGGLPSVVTAMINDKTPIDVTAVPYDGDGPALTALQGGAVDVMPAVLGAAIEAIRAGNLKPIAIFDTERVEQLPDTPAITETNPEFAELLPWGPFFGIFAKAGTPDDVVETLTDAFQTGAANEDFLSLMDGRGFRMLSLSGDEAQSFLDDWQRQTAWILWDAEIARNSPEDFGIERP; this is encoded by the coding sequence ATGCGTCACACTCTGGGCGGCATCATCGCCGCACTGGCGATCTCGGCCACGCCGGCCCTCGCCGATTTCCCCGAACGCGAGATCCAGGGCATCATCCAATGGGGTGCGGGCGGGTCGACCGACGTGGTCAGCCGCGCCGTCGCACCCCATGCCGAGGCCGTCCTGGGCCAGCGCATCATCATGCAGAATGTCACCGGCGGCGTGGGCGCCATCGGCCTGAACCAGGCGGAACGCGCGGCGGCCGACGGCCACACGCTGCTGTTCGGGGCGGAAAACCCGCTGCTCTACAAGGTGATGGGGCTGGGCCAGAAGGATTATTCGGATTTCGTGCCGATCAACATCCTGGCGCGCGGCATCCCGATCATCGTGACCCGCCCGGACGCGCCCTTCGACACCTTCCCCGAACTGATCGCCTATATCGAGGAAAATCCGGGCGAACTGCGCTTTGGCTCGACCGGGCCGGGGGGGCTGCCTTCGGTGGTCACGGCGATGATCAACGACAAGACGCCCATCGACGTGACGGCCGTGCCCTATGACGGCGACGGCCCGGCGCTGACGGCGCTGCAGGGCGGCGCGGTCGACGTGATGCCCGCCGTGCTGGGCGCCGCGATCGAGGCGATCCGCGCGGGCAACCTCAAGCCTATCGCGATCTTCGACACCGAGCGGGTCGAGCAGCTGCCCGACACCCCCGCCATCACCGAGACCAATCCCGAATTCGCCGAGCTGCTGCCCTGGGGTCCGTTCTTCGGCATCTTCGCCAAGGCCGGCACGCCCGACGACGTGGTCGAGACGCTGACCGACGCCTTCCAGACCGGTGCCGCGAACGAGGATTTCCTGTCGCTGATGGACGGGCGCGGCTTCCGCATGCTGTCGCTGTCGGGCGACGAGGCGCAGTCCTTCCTGGACGACTGGCAGCGCCAGACCGCCTGGATCCTGTGGGATGCGGAGATCGCCCGCAATTCGCCCGAGGATTTCGGGATCGAGCGTCCCTGA
- a CDS encoding type II toxin-antitoxin system Phd/YefM family antitoxin: MKTVNIHEAKTNLSRLVEAAVQGEPFVIARAGRPMVKVVQIDSPAPTRIGFLDGAYAIPDDFDRMDADRIRAMFDGPA, encoded by the coding sequence ATGAAGACCGTGAACATCCACGAAGCCAAGACGAACCTGTCCCGCCTGGTCGAGGCCGCCGTCCAGGGCGAACCCTTCGTCATCGCCCGCGCCGGCCGCCCGATGGTCAAGGTCGTCCAGATCGACAGCCCCGCCCCCACCCGCATCGGGTTCCTGGACGGCGCCTATGCCATCCCCGACGATTTCGACCGGATGGATGCCGACCGGATCCGCGCGATGTTCGACGGCCCGGCGTGA